The sequence below is a genomic window from Burkholderia contaminans.
TTGCCGTCGCAATAGATGCCGTATTCGCCGAACATCTTGCGCGCCGATACCGTACCGGCCGCCGCCATCTGCTCGACGATGAAATCGACTGTGCCTTGGCTCGATGCCATTCGCTACTCCCGGGGAAAACAGTTATGACCCTGGCGTACGCCGGACCGTTCCGCCTGATTGGGATCGTGCGCACATCGCCTTCGGCGCACGGAAGATGCCGCGCGAACCGTCGACATCATGGGGGACGCGGATGTTTTCCCACGGCGTCACGGATTCCGGGGTGGTCGCCACGACCAGCGAACGAGCCCGCTCCGTCAGCGCGGAACAAGCCGCAAAGAAGGCTTCGACTCGGTGCGCGCTACGCTCCCCGAGACTGGGAATGCCGAGCCACCAGCGACGGCGCCGGGAAATTCGCACAATCAGCTCGGCCAGCGTCCTGATGCCGTTCGTATGCAACGCGGCGACGGCCCGGGCCACCGCTTTGCGGTGACGAATCCGTTCGCCTGCTTCGCACTGAAACAGTTTCGCCAGAGCGTCACGATGACGACTGATGGCAAACTCGACGAGTTTCCGTCGGATACGACCAGTCACACCACGGGCCGACTTTCCTTCTCCGAGCTGGTCGGGACAATAACGCTCGACGGCTTCGCGCGAGCCGACGCTCGCGTACCAGGTACGCAAGACGGCCAGGGAAGCGGCGTCGGGAAAGGAGAGCGAGTCCGGAAGAACAGGCATCCAAAAGTTATAGGCTTCGGGATGACAGCGGTGTGACAGGTGGATGTGACGCGTTTTGCAAAATGGCAGTTTTGGTCCAAAACGTAACCCTATCGCTAATGAAGGTTAGCGATAGAGGCACGCAAAACTTCTCTTTTTCCCGACCAGAAAATCGATCGACAGGCCGGCCCATCGAGCAAAAATACGGAGCATCGTTAGCTTCGCCTTTCTGCGGAAAACCTCCCACGACCAAGACATCGCGGTCCGTCAATATTGCGCACAATCACGGCAAGTCAGCCTTGTCGAAAGGGCAACGGACGTGCAACTCGCTGGTTAAACAGATCGAGAAACGATGCCAGCGACTTCGTACCTTGGAGGCGGCGTTAAAGCGCAGCAATGTCGGCGGCCGAATAGGCGTGCGCGTCGAGCAGATTCGTCGTGAGCACGCGCGGACGCGGATCAGGCGGTGATCATGCGTCGCGTGGCATCCCGCGAGGTCAGGCGCAGGTCGGAGCCTTTGGCCGCGACGACCCGCAGCGCGGGCCATCGGAGCGTGAACAAGTACTGTTCGATGCTGGTGAGCAGTTGATCATTGAGGTCGGTGAATACGGAGAACGGCAAGTGCTGTCGCGCCGTGGACACGGCTTGCGCACTGACGCGGCGGATCAGTTCAGCCTGATCGATCAGCATGGCGAAGAAACAGT
It includes:
- a CDS encoding phage integrase family protein, whose amino-acid sequence is MPVLPDSLSFPDAASLAVLRTWYASVGSREAVERYCPDQLGEGKSARGVTGRIRRKLVEFAISRHRDALAKLFQCEAGERIRHRKAVARAVAALHTNGIRTLAELIVRISRRRRWWLGIPSLGERSAHRVEAFFAACSALTERARSLVVATTPESVTPWENIRVPHDVDGSRGIFRAPKAMCARSQSGGTVRRTPGS